One stretch of Deltaproteobacteria bacterium DNA includes these proteins:
- the pal gene encoding peptidoglycan-associated lipoprotein Pal, which translates to MTVTAVGLTGCAKKTVKTEAPCTTPVTSSSDSLAGATEEDKGIRYAENISEGRTSGPMLPVYFDFDQYTIRSDMVSRIEGNATFLKDNPEVRVEIQGNCDERGTNEYNLALGEKRAMSAKKYLMNLGVRGDRIDTVSLGEEAPLDPGHDEAAWKVNRRDDFVIISR; encoded by the coding sequence ATGACAGTTACTGCTGTCGGGCTCACTGGGTGTGCAAAAAAGACTGTAAAGACTGAGGCGCCGTGTACAACACCCGTTACGTCCTCCTCGGATTCTCTTGCTGGAGCTACCGAGGAAGACAAGGGTATTCGTTACGCGGAAAATATTTCCGAGGGACGAACAAGCGGTCCCATGCTCCCTGTGTATTTCGATTTTGACCAGTACACCATCAGGAGCGACATGGTATCCCGAATAGAAGGAAATGCGACGTTTCTGAAGGACAATCCGGAAGTGCGTGTCGAGATCCAGGGAAACTGCGACGAACGAGGAACGAACGAATACAACCTCGCCCTTGGGGAAAAGCGGGCCATGAGCGCAAAGAAGTACCTCATGAACTTAGGGGTGCGTGGAGATCGGATCGACACCGTGAGCCTGGGCGAGGAGGCCCCGCTGGATCCAGGGCATGACGAAGCAGCCTGGAAGGTGAACAGACGGGACGATTTCGTCATCATCTCCCGATAG